A genomic segment from Pyrodictium occultum encodes:
- a CDS encoding cytochrome c biogenesis protein gives MPPRGFARLAAPLLALLALVDAGLVIYAVYHAPYPLRVSLGSPTAYLNIYIHIPMAWGSYLLYTLAFASAILYLTRGKEKLDAYVRAFVLTGSLYAVFTLVSGMAWASESWGAAWSWDPRETGVLLLLLAYILYFVLRSSIPDPDRASRLSAVYAVAAYSMVPISFLAPRVAASSLHPTVENFRDFMEQPAVLRVFIARVLMASVIAVLLSYTLAERLRGEEIPFTRSLRYVGAGLVMLGMVIGFIVASPYLAGGVERVLGARLVNGSVVALNLSGSGYVKLAKPLHVQVVDGKPSIIGHIVRLNGGSVEIVIHWSVALNAAMYMVLLGLLMLYISRLRNSTR, from the coding sequence ATGCCTCCACGAGGCTTCGCAAGGCTCGCGGCGCCGCTCCTAGCGCTGCTAGCCCTCGTAGACGCTGGCCTCGTGATCTATGCTGTGTACCATGCCCCCTACCCGCTGCGGGTCAGCCTGGGCTCGCCCACAGCCTACCTGAACATCTACATACACATACCCATGGCCTGGGGCAGCTACCTTCTCTACACGCTAGCATTCGCCTCGGCCATACTCTACCTGACACGCGGGAAGGAGAAGCTAGACGCCTACGTGAGAGCCTTCGTGCTTACCGGATCCCTCTACGCAGTGTTCACGCTCGTCAGCGGCATGGCGTGGGCCAGCGAGTCCTGGGGCGCAGCCTGGTCCTGGGATCCAAGGGAGACCGGTGTGCTCCTCCTACTCCTCGCATACATCCTCTACTTCGTGCTCCGCTCCAGTATACCTGACCCCGATAGGGCTAGCAGGCTAAGCGCAGTCTACGCTGTCGCCGCCTACTCCATGGTGCCTATAAGCTTCCTGGCTCCCCGTGTAGCCGCCTCGAGCCTGCACCCCACCGTGGAGAACTTCAGGGATTTCATGGAGCAGCCAGCCGTGCTGAGAGTATTTATAGCCAGGGTCCTCATGGCCTCTGTGATAGCGGTGCTGCTGAGCTATACACTGGCGGAGCGCCTCCGGGGGGAGGAGATCCCGTTTACGCGCAGTCTTCGCTACGTAGGCGCCGGCCTTGTGATGCTTGGCATGGTGATAGGCTTTATAGTGGCCTCCCCCTACCTCGCCGGTGGCGTGGAGCGTGTACTAGGTGCCAGGCTTGTTAACGGCTCCGTGGTGGCGCTCAACCTCTCAGGGAGCGGCTACGTGAAGCTTGCCAAGCCGCTCCACGTGCAGGTGGTTGATGGCAAGCCCAGCATAATCGGTCATATAGTGAGGCTTAATGGAGGAAGCGTGGAGATAGTAATACACTGGAGTGTGGCGCTCAACGCGGCTATGTACATGGTTCTACTAGGCCTACTGATGCTCTATATATCTAGGCTCCGTAACTCTACGAGGTAA
- a CDS encoding indolepyruvate oxidoreductase subunit beta, with amino-acid sequence MAGSLNILVSGVGGQGLITLSTIIARAALRRGVDALVAETHGLSQRGGIVTVHVRLGDVDAPLVPRGAADAVLSMELIEAVRSLAYLRPGGTVVVNDYLVPPPLPGVEVPPAQRLIEELGRRAGRLVVVPATSEALRLGDSRVANMVLLGAALEAGVFEGYIDEAAVEEAIREAWPRAAEINLAALRAGREAARKALEAVAAAPRSP; translated from the coding sequence TTGGCTGGGAGCCTCAACATCCTTGTAAGCGGCGTGGGGGGCCAGGGCCTCATAACGCTCTCGACCATAATAGCGAGGGCGGCGCTGCGCCGCGGCGTGGACGCGCTGGTGGCGGAGACCCATGGGCTCAGCCAGAGGGGTGGCATAGTGACTGTCCACGTTAGGCTGGGCGACGTGGACGCCCCCCTGGTGCCCCGGGGAGCCGCGGACGCGGTACTCTCCATGGAGCTTATAGAGGCTGTTAGGAGCCTAGCCTACCTCCGCCCCGGGGGCACGGTGGTGGTCAACGACTACCTCGTGCCCCCGCCGCTGCCCGGCGTAGAGGTGCCCCCGGCCCAGAGGCTCATAGAGGAGCTGGGGAGGAGGGCCGGCAGGCTGGTAGTCGTGCCGGCCACCAGCGAGGCCCTGAGGCTCGGCGACTCGAGGGTTGCCAACATGGTCCTCCTGGGTGCTGCCCTCGAGGCCGGGGTGTTCGAGGGCTATATTGACGAGGCAGCCGTGGAGGAGGCTATACGCGAGGCCTGGCCGCGGGCGGCGGAGATCAACCTGGCGGCCCTCCGAGCCGGCCGCGAGGCCGCGAGGAAGGCGCTGGAGGCGGTGGCCGCGGCCCCGAGAAGCCCCTAG
- the ccsA gene encoding cytochrome c biogenesis protein CcsA, whose translation MALPLHYTGVLPLASGVLVAAGVAAALGRRDGSRLLRYGLLAAVLGWLLYVSAFVRLDYSLKEVFWETSPGLPAWMRIASSWAGGGGSLYLFTVLASLAGLYLLQRHRRRSFQALLGSIVLAGLAAAFLNDAFTPMQGHPASGAGLNPLLKSPWLYPHPLSTFSGYALLAVAAAAMLTGERRRCLVVYELGWALLTIGIMLGGYWSYETFGWGGYWAWDPVETSELMVWLVATVLPHLLMTLPSLSAFNSAWLLSSVFMAMYVTRTGLSPLHSFAAPSAGALVLLAAGLTPAAYAVYLAARRGGEALSEAAAVLRRRQPYTVGLLVAGLVLAAAAVYVYGTLFLPSILTAIGREVSVPQMESGIRYFHPVLYPMLVVLLAAIPLAFTGDRLGWRGYAALTASTAIVATAFGLAAYRGTYLLAPLSPLATNAMMAFGLPWALVAAASVLAYLAYKLRLGPRRLLADRLTSVSLLHLGLAVTVIGVLLSGTYAFNTKYTWYYQLKPGDSIELPGGARLVFEGYSYGISNSTVDIYTDYVGRSSTYMLAWSTINYIKSDIVRFLNLYNQGKQLVARNKTIDWLLGIARKSPLALNKTLVVKANATLKLFDLERNTTVVLAGGEPVEIILSNASININLNMNPNTGIMSVNLLLVAGNLAIVLPRKAPLEQKIGIHRFIGIEPGKPLSIAVDGVNITVSRAALLSEALLFAGQGRPLDLKGRTISGSDAALYIYGSIAAPGGGGIEVPSQLPQAVSAYIVASADPTMRRVIRLIEHSSIYSILTNTSRLEAVISSPKCLRGVHSCMGYVAAPKLVPETAWLDVKLRLDQGSSHRDVRVRIRFEAYGEVQGIHGLVSKVIPIANGLGDVYVVVSPPVVEGYIGGRAAYHELLIYYLHEAFKQLPPEKRLALAALMAAGYNIDVLRDGVVDNSERQQLEATLMDLYLLAENFNPANSTIAREGLHVEVKVIPGVRLVWLGPLVMALAAVYAAASRVAAYREGGR comes from the coding sequence ATGGCGCTTCCGCTCCACTATACTGGCGTGCTACCCTTGGCCTCCGGGGTCCTCGTAGCCGCCGGGGTGGCGGCTGCCCTAGGCCGGCGGGACGGCTCCAGGCTGCTGCGCTACGGCCTCCTGGCAGCGGTGCTGGGGTGGCTGCTATACGTCTCTGCTTTTGTCCGCCTCGACTACAGCTTGAAGGAGGTGTTCTGGGAGACTAGTCCAGGGCTGCCGGCCTGGATGAGGATAGCCTCCTCCTGGGCTGGCGGCGGAGGCAGCCTCTACCTCTTCACCGTGCTGGCTTCTCTCGCCGGCCTCTACCTGCTCCAGAGGCATAGGCGCCGCAGCTTCCAGGCGCTCTTGGGCAGCATAGTGCTGGCCGGGCTGGCGGCCGCGTTCCTCAACGATGCCTTCACACCTATGCAGGGGCACCCTGCCAGCGGCGCCGGGCTCAACCCGTTGCTGAAGAGCCCCTGGCTCTATCCTCACCCACTCAGCACCTTCAGCGGCTATGCCCTCCTCGCAGTGGCCGCGGCCGCGATGCTGACGGGGGAGAGGCGCCGCTGCCTGGTGGTGTATGAGCTAGGCTGGGCACTGTTAACCATTGGTATAATGCTTGGCGGCTACTGGAGCTACGAGACCTTCGGGTGGGGAGGCTACTGGGCCTGGGACCCTGTAGAGACGAGCGAGCTCATGGTATGGCTTGTGGCAACAGTGCTGCCCCACCTACTGATGACCCTGCCAAGCCTCTCAGCGTTCAACTCCGCCTGGCTGCTGAGCTCAGTGTTCATGGCTATGTATGTCACGCGTACAGGGCTCAGCCCGCTCCACAGCTTCGCAGCCCCCAGTGCTGGCGCTCTAGTGCTGCTGGCCGCGGGCCTGACCCCCGCAGCCTACGCAGTCTACCTCGCCGCCAGAAGGGGCGGGGAGGCGCTCTCAGAGGCTGCTGCCGTGCTCAGGCGCCGCCAGCCCTACACTGTGGGGCTGCTGGTAGCCGGCCTCGTGCTCGCCGCCGCGGCGGTCTACGTCTACGGCACCCTCTTCCTACCCTCAATACTGACGGCCATCGGCCGTGAGGTAAGCGTGCCGCAGATGGAGAGCGGCATCCGCTACTTCCACCCAGTACTATACCCGATGCTGGTCGTCCTCCTCGCGGCGATCCCGCTAGCCTTCACCGGCGACAGGCTGGGCTGGCGCGGCTACGCCGCCCTCACCGCATCGACCGCTATAGTGGCTACAGCCTTCGGGCTGGCCGCCTACCGCGGCACCTACCTCCTAGCCCCGCTCAGCCCGCTTGCGACAAACGCGATGATGGCCTTCGGCCTCCCATGGGCCCTCGTGGCCGCCGCCTCCGTGCTAGCCTACCTCGCCTACAAGCTGCGCCTCGGTCCCCGGAGGCTGCTGGCAGACCGGCTGACCAGCGTGTCCCTGCTCCACCTGGGCCTCGCCGTCACCGTTATAGGTGTGCTGCTCAGCGGCACCTACGCCTTCAACACCAAGTACACCTGGTACTACCAGCTGAAGCCCGGCGACTCGATAGAGCTGCCCGGAGGAGCTAGGCTAGTCTTCGAGGGCTATAGCTACGGGATAAGCAACTCCACCGTAGACATATACACAGACTACGTGGGCAGGAGCAGCACCTATATGCTAGCCTGGAGCACGATAAACTACATAAAGAGCGATATAGTGAGATTCCTCAACCTCTACAACCAGGGCAAGCAACTGGTAGCCAGGAACAAGACAATAGATTGGCTTCTCGGCATTGCCAGAAAGAGCCCGCTGGCCCTCAACAAGACCCTCGTAGTAAAGGCCAATGCCACGCTCAAGCTCTTCGACCTAGAGAGAAATACTACAGTAGTACTTGCTGGCGGCGAGCCCGTGGAGATAATACTCAGCAATGCATCAATAAACATCAATCTGAACATGAATCCCAACACGGGGATAATGAGTGTAAACCTGCTGCTGGTAGCCGGTAACCTGGCCATAGTGCTGCCTAGGAAGGCCCCACTGGAGCAGAAAATAGGCATACACCGGTTCATAGGCATAGAGCCCGGCAAGCCCCTCAGCATAGCTGTCGACGGGGTAAACATAACGGTGAGCCGCGCCGCCCTGCTCTCCGAAGCCCTGCTCTTCGCGGGCCAGGGCAGACCACTAGACCTGAAGGGGAGGACCATTAGCGGGAGCGACGCAGCCCTCTACATCTACGGCTCGATAGCGGCGCCGGGGGGCGGCGGCATCGAGGTGCCCTCACAGCTGCCGCAGGCGGTCAGCGCCTACATAGTAGCCTCCGCAGACCCTACAATGCGCAGGGTTATCCGGCTGATAGAGCACTCATCGATCTACAGCATACTGACGAACACGAGCCGGCTGGAGGCGGTAATAAGCTCGCCAAAATGCCTGAGAGGAGTCCACAGCTGCATGGGCTATGTCGCCGCCCCGAAGCTCGTGCCGGAGACAGCCTGGCTTGATGTGAAGCTGAGGCTCGACCAGGGCAGCTCCCACAGGGATGTAAGGGTGCGCATCCGCTTCGAGGCCTACGGCGAGGTTCAGGGTATACACGGCCTAGTATCAAAAGTCATACCCATAGCTAACGGGCTCGGCGACGTCTATGTAGTGGTGAGCCCGCCTGTAGTGGAGGGCTACATTGGCGGTAGGGCGGCTTACCACGAGCTGCTCATATACTACCTGCACGAGGCGTTTAAGCAGCTGCCGCCGGAGAAGCGCCTAGCGCTGGCAGCCCTCATGGCTGCTGGCTACAATATTGACGTGCTCCGGGACGGCGTGGTGGATAATAGTGAGAGGCAGCAGCTCGAGGCCACGCTTATGGACCTCTACCTTCTAGCCGAGAACTTCAATCCTGCGAACTCGACTATAGCCAGGGAGGGCCTCCACGTAGAGGTCAAGGTGATACCCGGCGTCAGGCTTGTATGGCTCGGCCCCCTGGTCATGGCGCTAGCAGCCGTCTATGCCGCGGCCTCGAGAGTCGCAGCCTACAGGGAGGGTGGCAGGTGA
- the nrfD gene encoding NrfD/PsrC family molybdoenzyme membrane anchor subunit, translating into MSRESPSLWGTIKYIVREALVSDNPRYYAAGLGLLLVAIYGLYLWIFVQHAPIFLGSDKGGLILTAMNDSVAWGLYISFFIFWVGVAAAGIAFGLAAYVFGDEEFKKIAPLSEVQAVAALITVLMLIVVDLGRPIRALILMPQLPNLHSMLDWDFIVITGYLTINLIGVLASVHYYRQDKPLPKKFIVPFITIAAPFAIGIHTVTGFISQALTARPIWNSPLLAPEYVATAFASGPAILLVALYIAERYVDGFKIDVQVYRRTLYVIVGGLVVGLYFTLSDAQEIFWYTTEPLKKAQAATMFLGQHLPYVSVLAWLWISLGAAAVILSLLPRIHSTKRGILFIASLTIVAVVAEKTMRIVLPAFEPSTLGEVRPYYPTPIEIGITIGVHALGILVYLLLARPTLKAVMAHYFKTS; encoded by the coding sequence GTGAGCAGGGAGAGCCCTAGTCTCTGGGGTACAATAAAGTACATTGTGAGAGAGGCCCTGGTCTCGGACAACCCGCGCTACTATGCAGCGGGGCTGGGGCTGCTGCTGGTAGCCATCTACGGCCTCTACCTCTGGATATTCGTGCAGCACGCCCCCATATTCCTTGGAAGCGACAAGGGCGGGCTTATACTAACGGCAATGAATGACAGCGTTGCATGGGGGCTCTACATATCCTTCTTCATATTCTGGGTCGGTGTAGCCGCCGCCGGCATAGCCTTCGGCCTGGCTGCATATGTGTTCGGGGACGAGGAGTTCAAGAAGATAGCCCCGTTAAGTGAGGTACAAGCCGTAGCAGCACTCATAACCGTGCTAATGCTTATCGTCGTCGATCTCGGCAGGCCAATACGCGCGCTCATACTGATGCCCCAGCTGCCCAACCTACACTCGATGCTCGACTGGGACTTCATAGTGATAACTGGCTACCTCACCATAAACCTGATAGGGGTGCTAGCATCGGTCCACTACTACCGCCAGGACAAGCCGCTACCCAAGAAGTTCATAGTGCCCTTCATAACAATAGCAGCGCCCTTCGCCATAGGTATACACACGGTAACCGGATTCATCTCCCAGGCGTTAACAGCGAGGCCTATATGGAACAGTCCACTGTTGGCCCCCGAGTACGTTGCCACGGCGTTCGCCAGCGGTCCAGCCATACTGCTGGTAGCCCTCTACATAGCTGAAAGATATGTGGATGGGTTCAAGATAGATGTCCAGGTCTACAGAAGGACGCTCTACGTTATAGTGGGCGGCCTAGTAGTAGGCCTCTACTTCACCCTCAGCGATGCGCAGGAGATATTCTGGTACACCACAGAGCCCCTCAAGAAGGCACAGGCAGCAACGATGTTCCTGGGGCAGCATCTGCCGTACGTGTCGGTGCTGGCATGGCTCTGGATATCTCTAGGCGCCGCCGCTGTCATACTAAGCCTGTTGCCGCGCATCCACAGCACTAAGAGGGGCATATTATTCATAGCATCGCTCACGATAGTAGCTGTCGTGGCCGAGAAGACTATGAGGATAGTGCTGCCAGCCTTCGAGCCCAGCACCCTGGGCGAGGTGAGGCCATACTACCCGACGCCGATAGAGATAGGTATAACCATTGGCGTGCACGCCCTCGGCATACTAGTATACCTGCTGCTCGCCAGGCCAACCCTCAAGGCTGTGATGGCCCACTACTTTAAGACATCTTAG
- a CDS encoding heme exporter protein CcmB, with product MGVLGAVVAIVHRDVLLDIRRRVEAGSMLVFSVSAGLLSAYVMRSAAGVNAAATSIALTLVLVFLAVFGSLSSFVREADRGTLDGLRLAPIGAEAVFMAKFIYSMAVILLQTLVFLASMGFFAQIVSVLRLVVLLLALVSSMYLAAVSSFTSAILVFSEARAVLMPVMVLVLVLPYIQSAAPSIVAALAGSPVSLLEVGWLAAAALLFAGLTVWLSRYVLEEV from the coding sequence ATGGGCGTGCTGGGCGCTGTAGTAGCCATAGTACACCGGGATGTACTGCTCGACATACGTCGGCGCGTTGAGGCGGGTTCTATGCTGGTTTTCTCCGTCTCTGCAGGCCTGCTCTCAGCCTACGTTATGAGGAGCGCTGCCGGCGTCAACGCGGCTGCCACGAGTATAGCCTTGACGCTGGTCCTAGTGTTTCTCGCGGTGTTCGGAAGCTTGTCGAGCTTTGTGCGTGAGGCCGACCGGGGGACCCTTGATGGGCTCCGCCTAGCCCCCATAGGCGCGGAGGCTGTATTTATGGCGAAGTTCATCTACAGCATGGCTGTGATACTTCTACAGACGCTGGTGTTCCTAGCGTCAATGGGCTTCTTCGCGCAGATTGTGAGCGTTCTAAGGCTTGTCGTGCTGCTCCTAGCCCTGGTCTCCAGCATGTACCTGGCCGCTGTGTCCAGCTTCACCTCCGCGATACTCGTGTTCAGCGAGGCCCGCGCAGTGCTCATGCCGGTTATGGTGCTCGTGCTCGTGCTGCCCTACATACAGTCAGCCGCGCCGAGCATTGTGGCGGCGCTGGCCGGCTCCCCTGTCTCGCTCCTAGAGGTGGGCTGGCTCGCGGCTGCAGCTCTCCTCTTCGCCGGCCTGACTGTGTGGCTCTCCCGCTATGTGCTCGAGGAGGTGTAG
- a CDS encoding ABC transporter ATP-binding protein encodes MQACVLEAIDVWKRYDWSRGWVLRGVNLCAGAGGGVLIVGPNGSGKTTLLRILVGLTRPSRGRVLVEGQPPSLPGARRFVGVVLHHSLLYDELTVRENLEYYARLYGVEGYEPEGDEVVEVLGLHRYLDTRAGELSFGWKKRANIARALLHRPRALVIDEPFTGLDDEASESLSSLLESLLRRGVAVVATSPQRGVADALPGFRVYRIESGRLVPVE; translated from the coding sequence TTGCAAGCCTGTGTGCTGGAAGCCATAGACGTCTGGAAACGCTATGACTGGAGCCGTGGCTGGGTGCTGAGGGGGGTGAACCTCTGCGCCGGGGCGGGCGGGGGAGTGCTGATAGTCGGGCCCAACGGGTCTGGCAAGACGACGCTCCTACGTATACTCGTCGGGCTGACCAGGCCGAGCCGCGGCAGGGTACTGGTGGAGGGGCAGCCGCCCAGCCTCCCGGGCGCTAGACGCTTCGTCGGGGTCGTGCTCCACCATAGCCTCCTCTACGACGAGCTCACCGTCCGGGAGAACCTCGAGTACTACGCCAGGCTCTACGGCGTTGAGGGCTACGAGCCGGAGGGCGACGAGGTGGTAGAGGTGCTCGGGCTCCACCGCTATCTCGACACCAGGGCCGGGGAGCTGAGCTTCGGGTGGAAGAAGAGGGCTAACATAGCCCGCGCGCTGCTCCATAGGCCCAGGGCGCTGGTCATAGACGAGCCCTTCACGGGCCTAGACGATGAGGCGTCGGAGTCGCTGAGCAGCCTTCTAGAGAGCCTGCTACGCCGCGGAGTCGCAGTGGTAGCCACCTCTCCTCAGAGAGGTGTGGCGGATGCACTCCCCGGCTTCAGGGTATACAGGATAGAGTCTGGGCGGCTCGTGCCAGTGGAGTAG
- the iorA gene encoding indolepyruvate ferredoxin oxidoreductase subunit alpha: MLGNEAIARGFLEAGVQFAAAYPGTPSTEIVEALAAASRLYGGRPYVEWSVNEKVALEAALGAAITGARAIAAMKHVGLNVAADPFFSSAYLGVGGALVVVSADDPWMWSSQNEQDNRWYGLHAYVPVVEPTGAQDAKEAARLALEYSARYRRPFLLRTTTRIAHTRAAVETGPVSIEALEPRGEFSKDPARWTLVPEYARRHRLELLEDWDRLGRELAGFPLNRVEGDGPVAIVASGIGYRYAREAARILGAEEDVTIYALATPVPLPGPLAEKALSHDTVLVVEEGDPVVEIQLKTAAAELGSGARILGKRGPERLLPRHGELGLGVVAAALAKLLGREPPSWAGGGAWEPGVKLPPRPPVLCAGCPYRSFFYALRRAVNRLRLRPVYSGDIGCYSLGILPPFEMQDIIIDMGASISAGSGMAHTLRDDRRVVIAIIGDSTFYHSGVTGLMNAVYNRAPMLVIVLDNHTTAMTGHQPHPGVGVDAEGHRAPEVRIEDVARGAGVEKVLVSDAFDVKDSEAKLLEALRYVVEERKPAVLVARGACILVALQQARRQGVRPPVYYVDQEKCTGCGICYTVFNCPAIMRGEGGKAVIDPALCTGCGECVQVCPFGAFKPSHEPPAEWEKLMRTAKPS; this comes from the coding sequence ATGCTGGGTAACGAGGCCATAGCCCGCGGCTTCCTGGAGGCCGGGGTCCAGTTCGCCGCCGCTTACCCGGGCACCCCGAGCACCGAGATAGTGGAGGCGCTGGCTGCGGCCTCAAGGCTCTACGGGGGCAGGCCGTACGTTGAGTGGAGCGTCAACGAGAAGGTTGCCCTGGAGGCCGCGCTGGGCGCCGCCATAACCGGTGCCAGGGCTATAGCCGCTATGAAGCATGTCGGCCTCAACGTGGCGGCCGACCCGTTCTTCAGCAGCGCCTACCTGGGGGTCGGGGGCGCCCTGGTTGTAGTCTCGGCCGACGACCCCTGGATGTGGAGCAGCCAGAATGAGCAGGACAATAGGTGGTACGGGCTCCACGCCTACGTGCCGGTGGTGGAGCCGACGGGGGCGCAGGACGCTAAGGAGGCGGCCCGGCTGGCGCTCGAGTACAGCGCCCGCTACCGGAGGCCCTTCCTCCTCCGCACCACCACGAGGATAGCGCACACCCGGGCGGCGGTGGAGACGGGGCCGGTGAGCATAGAGGCCCTGGAGCCCCGGGGGGAGTTCTCCAAGGACCCGGCCCGGTGGACGCTGGTACCAGAGTATGCCAGGAGGCACCGGCTGGAGCTTCTGGAGGACTGGGACAGGCTTGGGAGGGAGCTCGCGGGGTTCCCTCTCAACCGCGTCGAGGGGGACGGGCCGGTGGCGATAGTGGCCTCGGGGATAGGCTACCGCTACGCCAGGGAGGCTGCAAGGATACTTGGCGCCGAGGAGGACGTGACCATCTACGCCCTGGCCACTCCAGTGCCGCTGCCTGGGCCCCTGGCGGAGAAGGCGCTCAGTCACGACACCGTACTCGTTGTGGAGGAGGGCGACCCGGTTGTAGAGATCCAGCTCAAGACCGCCGCGGCCGAGCTGGGCTCCGGGGCCAGGATACTGGGCAAGCGTGGGCCCGAGAGGCTGCTACCCCGCCACGGGGAGCTGGGCCTGGGGGTGGTGGCGGCCGCGCTCGCGAAGCTCCTCGGCCGGGAGCCCCCCTCCTGGGCCGGGGGCGGGGCCTGGGAGCCCGGCGTCAAGCTGCCCCCGAGGCCCCCGGTGCTGTGCGCCGGCTGCCCCTACCGCAGCTTCTTCTACGCCCTGCGCCGCGCCGTGAACAGGCTGAGGCTCCGGCCAGTCTACAGCGGGGATATAGGCTGCTACAGCCTGGGCATACTCCCGCCCTTCGAGATGCAGGATATCATTATAGACATGGGGGCTAGTATAAGCGCCGGCAGCGGCATGGCCCACACGCTCCGGGACGATAGGAGGGTAGTAATAGCCATCATAGGGGACTCCACGTTCTACCACAGCGGGGTAACCGGGCTAATGAACGCTGTCTACAACCGGGCGCCCATGCTCGTGATAGTGCTCGACAACCATACCACCGCGATGACGGGGCACCAGCCCCACCCAGGGGTGGGTGTTGACGCGGAGGGCCACAGGGCGCCGGAGGTTAGGATAGAGGACGTGGCTAGGGGCGCTGGTGTAGAGAAGGTGTTGGTTAGCGACGCCTTCGACGTAAAGGACTCGGAGGCGAAGCTGCTCGAGGCGCTGCGCTACGTGGTCGAGGAGAGGAAGCCCGCGGTGCTGGTGGCGAGGGGTGCCTGCATACTAGTGGCGCTCCAGCAGGCTCGCCGCCAGGGGGTGAGGCCCCCTGTCTACTATGTGGACCAGGAGAAGTGCACCGGCTGCGGGATATGCTACACTGTGTTCAACTGCCCCGCCATAATGAGGGGCGAGGGCGGCAAGGCTGTGATAGACCCTGCTCTCTGCACCGGCTGCGGGGAGTGCGTCCAGGTCTGCCCCTTCGGCGCCTTCAAGCCGAGCCATGAGCCTCCGGCGGAGTGGGAGAAGCTTATGAGGACAGCCAAGCCGAGCTAG
- a CDS encoding thioredoxin family protein: MRLDLRGFQRAKRAGLLLASVVIVAASFTAALIEHEMHVANYYLSVSGYSIRSSSVFDRVVLGSSKPVAVMFESPTCPVCKRMYPYWAVLEHESDRLPIRFLHVMFSPATQDVFMRYHVTDTPTFIVFVNGRPVARHVGAFGGSNITNAMLEWALFSVGAATVSEPEKLAQEGCACSTSGARPATGR; the protein is encoded by the coding sequence ATGCGTCTGGACCTGCGCGGCTTCCAGCGGGCTAAGAGGGCCGGCCTGCTGCTGGCTTCCGTGGTTATAGTCGCCGCCTCGTTCACGGCAGCGCTGATTGAGCATGAGATGCACGTGGCTAACTACTATCTAAGCGTAAGCGGGTACTCGATAAGAAGCTCCAGTGTGTTCGACAGAGTTGTGCTGGGGTCATCAAAGCCTGTAGCGGTTATGTTCGAGTCACCCACGTGCCCTGTATGTAAGAGGATGTACCCCTACTGGGCGGTGCTGGAGCACGAGAGCGATAGGCTCCCCATACGCTTCCTCCACGTCATGTTCAGCCCCGCCACCCAGGACGTGTTTATGCGGTACCATGTGACCGACACGCCGACATTCATAGTGTTTGTTAACGGTAGGCCTGTGGCCAGGCACGTGGGCGCCTTCGGGGGCAGCAACATAACGAATGCTATGCTGGAATGGGCTCTCTTCTCCGTGGGCGCCGCCACGGTATCGGAGCCAGAGAAGCTTGCTCAGGAGGGCTGCGCGTGTTCAACGAGCGGTGCTCGGCCTGCCACGGGGAGGTGA
- a CDS encoding 4Fe-4S dicluster domain-containing protein, giving the protein MSGGVDRSRRDFLKAAALAAGASAVSFIAVDRSHLRKILVPVKIEDLVAEAAEAGSPLERRAREKEVKIKRWCSAEAEKICRARGESSDACREARKRCAMIRVKATGPRKGVRYAMALDVNKCIGCRRCAYACVMENNQARNLHIEWIKVVEMPRKEMEITEANMHYNDAPKPDKVYVPIACMHCEDPPCVMVCPVRATWKEPDGIVVVDYDRCIGCRYCMVACPYGARHFNWAKPYIPVTELNPNMHILGNIPRQPHVMEKCTWCIQRTRDGGVPACVEVCPVGARVFGDLNDPNSPIRRVLEEYGAFVLKPEAGTKPRFFYFFGPARTPPRKQAAAEGQVGGGHA; this is encoded by the coding sequence TTGTCGGGCGGGGTGGATAGGTCTAGAAGGGATTTCCTCAAGGCGGCTGCGCTCGCGGCCGGCGCCTCAGCTGTATCGTTCATAGCTGTCGACAGGTCCCACCTAAGGAAGATACTGGTGCCGGTCAAAATCGAGGACCTGGTCGCCGAGGCTGCCGAGGCAGGCTCGCCCCTGGAGAGGAGGGCGCGAGAGAAGGAGGTCAAGATAAAGAGGTGGTGCAGCGCGGAGGCTGAGAAGATATGCAGGGCGAGGGGTGAGAGCTCCGATGCTTGCAGGGAGGCGCGGAAACGCTGCGCGATGATAAGGGTTAAGGCCACCGGGCCCCGGAAGGGAGTACGCTACGCAATGGCGCTCGACGTCAATAAGTGTATTGGCTGCCGCCGCTGCGCCTACGCCTGCGTTATGGAGAACAACCAGGCTAGGAACCTGCACATAGAGTGGATAAAAGTAGTCGAGATGCCCCGGAAGGAAATGGAGATAACGGAGGCCAACATGCACTATAACGATGCGCCGAAGCCGGACAAGGTGTACGTGCCGATAGCCTGCATGCACTGCGAGGACCCGCCGTGCGTCATGGTGTGCCCGGTGCGGGCCACCTGGAAGGAGCCCGACGGCATAGTGGTGGTCGACTACGACCGCTGTATAGGCTGCAGGTACTGTATGGTCGCCTGTCCCTACGGCGCCCGCCACTTCAACTGGGCCAAGCCCTACATACCGGTGACGGAGCTAAACCCCAATATGCATATACTCGGCAATATACCGAGGCAGCCCCACGTGATGGAGAAGTGCACCTGGTGCATCCAGCGCACCCGTGACGGCGGGGTGCCGGCGTGCGTCGAAGTCTGCCCCGTCGGCGCCAGGGTGTTCGGAGACCTCAACGACCCCAATAGCCCAATACGAAGGGTGTTGGAGGAGTACGGCGCCTTCGTGCTTAAGCCCGAGGCGGGTACCAAGCCCAGGTTCTTCTACTTCTTCGGCCCAGCCCGCACGCCTCCACGCAAGCAAGCTGCAGCCGAGGGGCAGGTAGGGGGTGGCCACGCGTGA